The Niallia alba genome includes a window with the following:
- a CDS encoding beta-galactosidase — MEKKFFNRILYGGDYNPNQWPKDIWEEDMRIFKKAGINSATINVFSWAKIQPSEEEYYFEELDEIVEMLSKYKYDIILATSTAALPAWLVKRYPEVARTDYEGRHHKFGQRHNACPNSLVYQKFASKLAGTLAERYGSNPHVTCWHINNEYGGECYCENCEKAFRVWLKKRYKTIEALNQAWNLEFWGHTIYEWDEVVLPNALSEGIGSDKTAFAGISIDYRRFNSDSMLENYKMERDAIRKFDSHTPITTNLMGTYKNLDYFKWAKEMDLISWDNYPSYNTPLSYTAMCHDLMRGLKDGQPFMLMEQTPSQQNWQPYNSLKRPGKMRAQSYQTLAHGADTIQFFQLRRSIGACEKFHGAVIEHVGHENTRVFREVMELGKELQGLGEEILGSTINSKVGIIFDWENYWALEYTSGPNKDLKYVDQIHQYYQYFYNKNIPVDIISVDSDLSKYEVVVAPVLYMMKAGLAERITAFVENGGQFVTTFMSGIVNESDNVYLGGYPGPLREIAGIWVEEIDALAPEQKNGVEFHDGNAYTCQLLCDIIHLEGAETVASYKEDFYGDTPAITKNSFGQGKVWYVGTQVEQAGIAHLFNQVIAETNVKPICSNGEGLEITQRDTADASYYFVINQNTKKQLLPEELIGKLNLLTGEVVNEVVELGQFDVLLLK; from the coding sequence ATGGAGAAGAAATTCTTTAATCGTATATTATATGGTGGAGATTATAATCCGAATCAATGGCCTAAGGATATTTGGGAAGAGGATATGCGCATCTTTAAAAAAGCAGGCATTAATTCGGCAACGATTAATGTTTTTTCTTGGGCGAAAATTCAGCCTTCAGAAGAAGAATATTATTTTGAGGAGCTGGATGAAATTGTCGAAATGCTAAGTAAGTATAAGTATGATATTATTCTCGCTACATCAACAGCAGCCTTGCCAGCATGGCTGGTAAAAAGATATCCTGAAGTCGCTAGAACTGATTATGAAGGAAGGCACCATAAGTTTGGACAAAGACATAATGCGTGTCCCAATAGTCTTGTTTATCAAAAGTTTGCGAGCAAACTGGCTGGTACATTAGCAGAAAGATATGGAAGTAATCCTCATGTTACCTGTTGGCACATCAATAATGAATATGGTGGGGAATGTTATTGCGAAAATTGTGAGAAGGCATTTCGTGTATGGTTGAAAAAGCGATATAAAACAATAGAAGCATTAAATCAAGCATGGAATTTAGAATTTTGGGGTCATACCATTTATGAATGGGATGAAGTAGTTCTGCCCAACGCATTAAGCGAAGGAATTGGTAGTGATAAAACTGCTTTTGCGGGAATATCGATTGATTATCGCCGATTTAACTCGGATAGTATGCTGGAAAATTACAAGATGGAACGAGATGCCATCCGAAAATTTGATTCGCATACACCAATCACCACAAATTTAATGGGTACTTATAAAAATTTAGATTACTTTAAATGGGCAAAAGAAATGGATCTTATTTCATGGGACAATTATCCAAGTTATAATACACCATTAAGCTATACGGCGATGTGTCATGATTTAATGCGTGGTCTTAAGGACGGTCAACCATTTATGTTAATGGAACAAACGCCTAGTCAACAAAACTGGCAGCCATATAATTCCTTAAAACGCCCAGGGAAAATGCGGGCACAAAGTTATCAGACACTTGCACATGGAGCAGATACTATCCAATTTTTCCAACTGCGTCGTTCGATAGGTGCATGTGAAAAATTTCATGGTGCAGTAATAGAGCATGTGGGACATGAAAATACACGAGTGTTTCGAGAAGTTATGGAACTTGGAAAAGAACTTCAAGGATTAGGGGAGGAGATTTTAGGATCTACGATTAATAGTAAAGTCGGCATTATTTTTGACTGGGAAAATTATTGGGCACTTGAGTATACAAGTGGACCAAATAAGGACTTAAAGTACGTAGATCAAATCCATCAATATTATCAATATTTTTATAATAAAAATATTCCGGTGGATATAATATCGGTTGATAGTGATCTTTCTAAGTATGAGGTGGTCGTTGCGCCAGTTCTCTATATGATGAAGGCTGGTTTGGCGGAGCGGATTACAGCCTTTGTTGAAAACGGAGGCCAATTTGTTACTACCTTTATGAGTGGTATTGTTAATGAATCAGATAATGTTTACCTTGGTGGTTACCCAGGTCCATTGCGTGAAATAGCAGGAATATGGGTAGAAGAAATTGATGCATTAGCACCAGAGCAGAAAAATGGAGTTGAATTTCATGATGGAAATGCATACACATGCCAGTTGCTATGTGACATTATCCATCTCGAAGGAGCAGAGACGGTTGCATCCTATAAGGAGGATTTTTACGGCGATACGCCGGCGATTACGAAAAATTCATTCGGACAAGGCAAGGTATGGTATGTCGGTACACAAGTGGAACAAGCGGGAATTGCCCATTTGTTCAATCAAGTGATAGCAGAAACAAATGTGAAACCAATCTGTTCTAACGGAGAAGGATTAGAAATTACGCAAAGAGACACAGCAGATGCATCTTATTATTTTGTTATTAATCAAAATACAAAAAAGCAACTATTGCCAGAAGAGTTAATTGGAAAGCTTAATCTTTTAACAGGAGAAGTAGTAAACGAAGTAGTCGAACTTGGGCAATTTGATGTGCTTTTATTGAAATAA
- a CDS encoding alpha-N-arabinofuranosidase, with protein sequence MQVNLLLDKQGPTISKYIYGQFAEHLGRCIYEGVWVGKDSDIPNVNGIRKDVVEALKNIQVPVVRWPGGCFADEYHWKDGIGPSEKRSTIVNTHWGGVTENNHFGTHEFFELIRQLECEAYINGNVGSGTVQEMQEWVEYMTMNGESPMANLRRDNGQEEAWKVEFFGVGNESWGCGGNMRPEYYADLYRRYQTYVRKYGEHTIYKIACGPNVDDYNWTEVLMRNAANYMDGLSLHHYSIPTRVWQDKGKAWDFPEEQWYSVLEHAQYMDELITKHSTIMDKYDPEKRVGLIVDEWGAWYNVEPGTNPGFLYQQNTIRDAMLAAITLNIFHKHANRVHMANIAQMVNVLQAMLLTEGEKMIKTPTYHVFDLYKYHQDAELIDSYGDEITHVTYTVSKKDGKVTVSLCNYDLTETREITLSRKEGEFVVLEAEYLTADVMDAHNTFEEPEAVSIQPFTRYKTDKNSLIVTLPPMSVASIIIKEN encoded by the coding sequence ATGCAAGTGAATTTATTATTAGATAAACAAGGACCGACAATTAGTAAATATATATATGGGCAATTTGCAGAGCATCTAGGCAGATGCATTTATGAGGGAGTATGGGTTGGAAAGGATTCGGATATCCCAAATGTTAATGGAATCCGCAAAGATGTAGTGGAAGCACTAAAGAATATCCAAGTTCCCGTCGTTCGCTGGCCAGGTGGCTGTTTCGCCGATGAATATCATTGGAAGGATGGAATTGGTCCAAGTGAGAAAAGAAGTACTATTGTGAATACTCACTGGGGTGGTGTGACGGAGAATAATCATTTCGGAACACATGAATTCTTTGAATTAATTCGCCAGTTAGAATGTGAAGCATATATTAACGGGAATGTTGGTAGTGGAACTGTTCAAGAAATGCAGGAATGGGTAGAATATATGACAATGAACGGGGAATCACCAATGGCAAATCTTCGCAGAGATAATGGCCAAGAAGAAGCTTGGAAAGTGGAATTTTTCGGAGTAGGCAATGAGTCTTGGGGGTGTGGCGGAAATATGCGCCCAGAATATTATGCAGATTTATATCGCAGATACCAGACTTATGTACGTAAGTATGGGGAGCATACTATTTATAAAATAGCTTGTGGTCCGAATGTAGATGACTATAACTGGACGGAAGTATTAATGAGAAATGCGGCTAATTACATGGATGGACTTAGTCTTCATCATTATTCTATTCCAACAAGAGTATGGCAGGATAAAGGAAAGGCGTGGGATTTCCCGGAAGAACAATGGTATTCCGTTTTAGAGCATGCACAGTATATGGATGAGTTGATCACGAAGCACAGTACTATTATGGATAAATACGATCCAGAAAAACGTGTTGGCTTAATCGTAGATGAGTGGGGTGCTTGGTACAATGTAGAACCAGGAACGAACCCAGGCTTCTTATATCAGCAAAATACGATTCGAGATGCAATGTTAGCTGCTATTACACTAAATATTTTCCATAAGCATGCAAATCGAGTACATATGGCGAATATTGCTCAAATGGTTAATGTATTACAGGCGATGCTTTTAACAGAAGGAGAAAAAATGATAAAAACGCCTACTTATCATGTTTTTGATTTGTATAAATACCATCAGGATGCAGAGTTAATAGATTCCTATGGTGATGAAATTACTCATGTAACATACACTGTCTCCAAGAAGGATGGAAAAGTAACTGTTTCCCTATGTAATTATGATTTAACAGAAACAAGAGAAATTACACTTTCTAGAAAAGAAGGAGAATTTGTTGTCCTAGAAGCAGAATATCTTACAGCTGATGTAATGGATGCCCATAATACATTTGAAGAACCGGAAGCGGTGTCTATACAACCATTTACTCGTTATAAAACAGATAAAAATAGTTTAATTGTTACCTTACCACCAATGAGTGTTGCGAGTATCATCATAAAGGAAAATTAA
- a CDS encoding DUF6171 family protein: protein MACIGCELKEQVSQMDVDTLVQEQLSFETDLAMEEVRDQRLQICHQCEQLNQHTCGRCGCFVRFRASLKQKSCPDRKW, encoded by the coding sequence ATGGCCTGCATTGGTTGCGAGCTAAAGGAACAGGTTAGTCAAATGGATGTTGATACGCTTGTACAAGAACAACTTTCCTTTGAAACAGATTTAGCGATGGAGGAAGTAAGAGATCAGCGATTGCAAATATGTCATCAATGTGAGCAACTGAATCAGCATACATGTGGAAGATGCGGATGCTTCGTTCGTTTTCGTGCCAGTTTAAAGCAGAAAAGCTGTCCTGATAGAAAGTGGTAG
- the nrdI gene encoding class Ib ribonucleoside-diphosphate reductase assembly flavoprotein NrdI — MLIVYDSKTGNVRRFFNKLGLPANKGIEISAGLKVYEPYILLTYTTGMGQVPQTTLDFLKTNNRNLHAVVSSGNKNWGQNFALSANKISIMYGVPILHKFEMSGMPEDVEIVRERVQNINYETYRTKQRSDTA, encoded by the coding sequence TTGCTTATTGTTTATGACAGTAAGACGGGAAATGTACGCAGGTTTTTTAATAAATTAGGACTTCCAGCGAATAAAGGAATCGAGATAAGTGCTGGATTAAAAGTCTATGAACCATATATATTATTAACTTACACAACTGGGATGGGACAAGTTCCTCAAACAACATTAGACTTCCTTAAAACAAATAATAGGAACCTTCATGCTGTAGTATCCAGTGGAAATAAAAACTGGGGCCAAAATTTCGCTTTAAGTGCTAACAAAATATCAATTATGTACGGGGTACCAATCTTACATAAGTTTGAGATGAGCGGTATGCCTGAAGATGTGGAGATAGTTAGAGAAAGGGTGCAAAATATTAACTATGAGACATATAGAACTAAACAACGAAGTGACACAGCTTAA
- a CDS encoding AraC family transcriptional regulator yields MEVHFNLLDDFNPFSIESIGYKWEQEMVIREEGYPYYHWLQTEEGLGEVTIEQQKIRLKPSEGILIAPFVSHYYEAISAKGWKTNFLTINGTFAPSIAKILGTDSFYLANDCPDFSYSEWTKRMLSHIKNENKNSIHQKLSIDVYTFLLNIRDHGLHRTFQTNDLYHQYISPSIQWIQSNYREKCAIADLAKSLFISPQYLNKLFRRFIGVSVYQYVLAYRIKMAKEILVTNRDLKIKDITFLTGFNDTSHFVATFKKETGYTPKEFRTFY; encoded by the coding sequence ATGGAGGTTCATTTTAATTTATTGGATGATTTCAATCCTTTTTCGATTGAAAGTATTGGCTATAAATGGGAACAGGAAATGGTTATAAGAGAAGAAGGCTATCCCTATTATCATTGGCTACAAACAGAGGAAGGGTTAGGAGAAGTTACTATTGAACAGCAGAAAATTCGGTTAAAGCCTTCTGAAGGGATTCTAATAGCCCCATTTGTTTCCCATTATTATGAAGCTATATCCGCTAAAGGATGGAAGACAAATTTTTTGACTATTAACGGTACATTCGCTCCAAGCATAGCCAAAATACTTGGTACAGATTCCTTTTATCTTGCAAATGACTGTCCTGATTTTTCCTATAGTGAGTGGACGAAAAGAATGTTGTCCCATATAAAAAACGAAAACAAAAATTCCATCCATCAAAAGCTGTCTATTGATGTGTATACCTTCTTATTAAACATTAGAGATCATGGGTTACACCGAACCTTTCAAACAAATGATTTATATCATCAATATATATCGCCAAGTATTCAATGGATCCAATCCAATTACAGAGAAAAATGTGCCATCGCTGATTTAGCGAAAAGTCTCTTTATTTCACCACAATATTTAAATAAACTTTTTAGACGATTTATCGGTGTCTCTGTCTATCAATATGTCCTTGCTTATCGCATCAAAATGGCAAAAGAAATTTTAGTCACAAATCGCGATTTGAAAATAAAAGACATTACATTTCTAACCGGATTCAATGATACAAGTCATTTTGTAGCCACCTTTAAAAAAGAAACAGGATATACCCCTAAGGAATTCCGCACTTTTTATTAG
- a CDS encoding magnesium transporter CorA family protein — protein MKKIYISTEEGMLKETDSMMNGCWINLIAPTETEITEIATGLDIPFAFMKDPLDEEERSRIEKDGENVLIIVNLPLVSFDEKNMPIYDTIPLGMIIAKNCFITVCLKDNPIFHQFSEGRMKSFFTYKKTRFSLQILYCMATAYLKYLKQISKKTDSIEKELHQSMKNKELFSLLNIEKSLVYFTTSLKSNNIVMQKMLKSNYLKMYDDDQELLEDVIIENQQAIEMAETHMSILSGMMDAFASVISNNVNIVMKFLTSFTIILSLPTMVASFYGMNVHIPFQDVPYSFTIAIMISFLLSGVTALVFWKKKFF, from the coding sequence ATGAAAAAAATTTATATTTCTACGGAAGAAGGAATGCTGAAAGAAACGGATAGCATGATGAATGGCTGCTGGATCAATTTAATTGCCCCAACAGAAACCGAAATAACGGAAATTGCTACCGGTTTAGATATTCCATTTGCGTTTATGAAAGATCCATTGGATGAAGAAGAGCGTTCAAGAATTGAAAAGGATGGGGAAAATGTATTAATAATTGTTAATCTTCCTCTTGTTTCCTTTGATGAGAAAAATATGCCAATTTATGACACCATCCCATTAGGCATGATTATTGCGAAGAATTGCTTTATTACGGTTTGCTTAAAGGATAATCCGATATTTCATCAATTTTCAGAAGGCAGAATGAAGAGCTTTTTTACGTATAAAAAAACACGATTTTCTTTGCAAATCCTATATTGTATGGCAACTGCTTATTTAAAATATTTAAAGCAAATCAGCAAAAAGACAGATAGTATTGAAAAGGAACTTCACCAGTCCATGAAAAATAAAGAGCTATTTTCTTTGCTTAATATAGAAAAAAGCTTAGTATATTTTACTACTTCCTTAAAATCGAATAATATTGTCATGCAAAAAATGCTTAAAAGCAATTATTTGAAAATGTATGATGATGATCAAGAATTATTGGAAGATGTTATTATTGAGAATCAGCAGGCAATTGAGATGGCAGAAACTCATATGTCTATTTTAAGTGGGATGATGGATGCTTTTGCTTCGGTTATATCTAATAATGTTAATATTGTGATGAAATTCTTAACATCCTTTACGATTATATTGTCATTGCCAACAATGGTTGCAAGCTTCTATGGAATGAATGTTCATATCCCATTTCAAGATGTACCCTATTCTTTTACAATCGCGATTATGATTTCCTTCTTACTATCAGGCGTAACGGCTTTGGTCTTTTGGAAGAAGAAGTTTTTTTAA
- a CDS encoding ArsR/SmtB family transcription factor, giving the protein MQLDISENSIPVYEVLSSPTRINIIKLLSKKKMNIGELAKELNISSAIVSRHITKMNDAGLVKTEIVPGKSGLQKVVILKVDRIEIQFPQKIYSAYESYKQEIPVGHYFHFDVHPTCGLATTTKTIGEYDDPKYFMDPQKNQAAILWFTKGFIEYRIPSILKETDKLEMIDIVLEASSEFPFSNNVWPSDITFSLNGKELCTWTSPGDFSDTRGRFTPDWWPNETNQYGILLTIRITKHGVYADGKKLSDLTIDQFREEQSGMWDLKVEIKEDAENVGGVTLFGKGFGNYDQDINFITYYSNPV; this is encoded by the coding sequence ATGCAATTAGATATATCGGAAAATTCTATCCCTGTATATGAAGTTCTATCTAGTCCTACTCGAATAAACATTATTAAATTATTATCTAAGAAGAAGATGAATATTGGAGAATTAGCTAAAGAACTGAATATAAGTAGTGCAATTGTCAGTAGACATATCACGAAAATGAATGATGCAGGTTTAGTGAAAACCGAAATTGTACCTGGTAAGTCTGGGCTGCAAAAAGTCGTTATCTTAAAAGTGGATCGAATCGAAATCCAGTTTCCACAAAAGATTTACTCTGCTTATGAAAGCTATAAACAAGAAATCCCCGTTGGACACTATTTTCATTTTGATGTTCACCCGACCTGTGGACTTGCTACAACTACAAAAACGATTGGTGAATATGATGATCCTAAATACTTTATGGATCCGCAAAAGAATCAAGCAGCTATTCTTTGGTTTACGAAAGGGTTTATCGAATATCGCATTCCATCTATTTTAAAAGAGACGGATAAGCTTGAGATGATTGATATTGTATTGGAAGCATCATCGGAGTTTCCTTTTTCCAATAATGTTTGGCCGTCTGATATTACTTTTTCCTTAAATGGAAAAGAACTATGCACCTGGACCAGCCCAGGAGACTTTTCTGATACAAGAGGTCGCTTTACCCCTGATTGGTGGCCAAATGAAACCAATCAATACGGAATCTTGCTTACTATCCGCATTACCAAACATGGCGTTTATGCTGATGGAAAAAAATTATCTGATCTCACGATTGATCAATTTCGAGAAGAACAAAGCGGTATGTGGGATTTAAAAGTAGAAATTAAAGAAGATGCAGAAAATGTCGGTGGCGTTACCTTATTCGGAAAAGGATTCGGGAATTACGATCAAGATATAAATTTTATTACTTATTATAGTAATCCTGTATGA
- a CDS encoding AbgT family transporter, whose protein sequence is MSELAKKRPNYAEPTPPSKTKLADRFLNVIERAGNKLPDPITLFVIMSAIILIASYLLSLLGVSATNPSSGETIEVVNLLNREGIIQILTSMVSNFTSFPPFGLVLVIMLGVGLAETTGLIQTVMKRTVLSAPKKLILPVIVFTGVLGNIAADAAFIVFPPIAALIFMSVGRSPIVGLIATYAAIAGGYSANLILNSLDVLLAGITEQAAKVVDPNYVGNPTMNYYFLIISTFVLVAVTTWVTVKFVEPRFGKYTGVVQKLDQVTANEKRGLRFAGITLIIYFAVILIMVIPRNGWLRDLETGSVINSPFMSSIVPIMLFFFLLPALAYGIGSKTVKNDKDVAEKLFKSIADLAPFIVLAFVAAQMIAYFSWSNIGPILAIKGAELLQAMNFTGLPMIIGFIIICSFINLLIASASAKWALLSTIFVPMFMYLGYSPALTQMAYRIGDSITNPITPMLAYFAILLAFARKHDKSIGIGTLISALLPYSIFFAITWILLFAIWYLCGLPLGPGDPIFLK, encoded by the coding sequence ATGAGCGAACTTGCAAAAAAACGGCCAAATTACGCAGAACCAACTCCGCCTAGTAAAACCAAACTAGCGGACAGATTTTTAAACGTCATTGAACGTGCAGGTAATAAGTTACCTGATCCTATTACGTTATTTGTCATCATGTCTGCCATTATTTTAATCGCTTCTTATTTACTATCGTTACTTGGCGTCTCTGCTACGAATCCGAGCTCAGGCGAAACAATTGAAGTAGTTAATTTACTGAATCGCGAAGGCATTATTCAAATCTTAACAAGTATGGTGAGCAACTTCACGTCCTTCCCTCCATTTGGACTAGTATTAGTCATTATGCTAGGTGTAGGTCTTGCAGAAACGACAGGTCTTATCCAAACTGTTATGAAAAGAACGGTGTTAAGTGCACCTAAAAAATTAATACTGCCTGTCATTGTCTTCACTGGGGTTCTTGGCAATATTGCTGCCGATGCAGCATTTATCGTATTTCCTCCTATCGCAGCCCTCATCTTTATGAGCGTAGGAAGAAGTCCAATTGTCGGTCTTATTGCTACCTATGCAGCGATCGCTGGTGGATATAGTGCTAACTTAATTCTAAATTCCTTAGATGTCCTGCTCGCGGGAATTACGGAGCAAGCAGCAAAGGTAGTAGATCCAAATTATGTGGGAAATCCGACAATGAATTATTATTTCTTAATCATTTCTACCTTTGTATTAGTTGCTGTCACTACTTGGGTTACGGTGAAATTTGTGGAACCGCGCTTTGGAAAATACACCGGAGTGGTACAAAAACTAGATCAAGTAACTGCCAATGAAAAAAGAGGTCTACGTTTTGCAGGTATTACCCTAATCATCTATTTTGCTGTCATTTTAATAATGGTTATTCCAAGAAATGGTTGGTTACGTGATTTAGAGACAGGCTCTGTTATTAACTCACCATTTATGTCTTCTATCGTTCCGATTATGCTATTTTTCTTTTTATTACCTGCTTTAGCATATGGTATTGGTTCCAAAACGGTTAAAAATGATAAAGATGTGGCAGAAAAATTATTTAAATCCATTGCGGACTTAGCACCGTTTATCGTGCTAGCTTTTGTCGCTGCACAAATGATTGCTTACTTTAGCTGGAGTAATATTGGTCCGATTCTTGCGATTAAAGGTGCCGAATTGCTTCAAGCGATGAACTTTACTGGACTGCCAATGATTATTGGCTTCATCATTATTTGTTCCTTTATTAATCTATTAATTGCTAGCGCATCTGCAAAATGGGCATTACTTTCTACAATCTTTGTACCAATGTTTATGTATTTAGGCTATAGTCCAGCATTAACACAAATGGCTTATCGAATTGGAGATTCTATCACAAATCCAATCACGCCAATGCTTGCTTACTTTGCGATTCTTTTAGCCTTTGCAAGAAAACACGATAAGTCGATTGGGATTGGAACCTTAATATCTGCTTTACTTCCTTATTCCATCTTCTTTGCCATTACATGGATTCTCTTATTCGCTATTTGGTACTTATGCGGACTTCCTTTAGGACCAGGGGATCCTATCTTCTTAAAATAA
- a CDS encoding IS4 family transposase, whose product MDKITRKTSFGQWFSPINLQLFEETVKTLKLDYYTKKLKTDSFLKLLLFAQLQEVESLHELSDCLFDDQLQKGIDLDSISISQLSRRLNGINPDLFQRLFLDLVAQIHAKTHYTKLIMPLKIIDSSTLPLNLTNHKWAKFRKTKAGVKLHLRLVFMEKGSSYPEKAVLTTAKEHDRGQLEIMVDDKECMYVFDRGYLDYERFDRMTDDGYFFLSRLRKNAVIREVYNFKLPENSAVLSDQMVLIGTTQNRAENYFRLLKVMDSKGNELHLITNRFDLSAEEISEMYKSRWAIELFFKWIKQHLSIKKFYGQSEWAIQNQVFIALIVFCLHVLVQLETRSKRKTLQISRYLRAALWKPAHIWLRKIEGKAIP is encoded by the coding sequence ATGGACAAGATTACACGAAAAACTTCATTTGGACAATGGTTTTCACCAATAAATCTTCAACTTTTTGAAGAAACCGTGAAAACGTTGAAATTAGATTACTATACGAAAAAACTAAAAACAGACTCATTTCTAAAATTACTCCTTTTTGCACAGCTACAAGAAGTCGAAAGTTTGCATGAGCTAAGCGATTGTCTTTTCGACGACCAACTACAAAAAGGCATTGATCTTGATTCAATCAGTATTTCTCAGCTCTCACGCCGATTAAACGGTATAAATCCAGATTTATTTCAAAGGCTTTTCCTTGATTTAGTCGCACAAATTCATGCAAAAACACATTATACAAAGCTTATTATGCCGTTAAAAATCATTGATTCAAGCACATTGCCACTTAATTTGACCAATCATAAATGGGCAAAGTTCCGCAAAACAAAAGCGGGTGTCAAGTTGCATTTGAGACTTGTGTTTATGGAAAAAGGGAGTTCCTATCCTGAAAAGGCTGTTTTAACAACGGCAAAAGAACATGATCGTGGTCAGCTTGAAATCATGGTTGATGATAAAGAATGCATGTATGTGTTTGACCGTGGCTACCTAGATTACGAGCGCTTTGACCGAATGACAGATGATGGTTACTTTTTTCTTTCAAGGCTACGGAAAAACGCAGTCATACGGGAAGTTTATAATTTTAAACTACCCGAGAATTCAGCTGTTTTGTCAGATCAAATGGTGTTGATTGGTACGACTCAAAACCGTGCTGAAAATTACTTTCGTCTTCTAAAAGTGATGGATTCAAAAGGAAATGAACTGCATTTAATTACCAATCGTTTTGATTTGAGTGCCGAAGAAATTTCAGAGATGTACAAATCACGGTGGGCAATTGAGTTGTTCTTTAAATGGATCAAACAGCATCTCAGCATCAAAAAGTTCTACGGTCAAAGTGAATGGGCGATTCAAAACCAAGTGTTTATCGCACTGATTGTTTTTTGCCTACATGTTCTCGTACAACTTGAAACAAGAAGTAAGCGAAAAACCTTACAAATTAGCCGTTATTTAAGGGCTGCATTGTGGAAACCAGCCCATATCTGGCTTCGAAAGATTGAAGGGAAAGCCATCCCTTAA